In the Sinorhizobium arboris LMG 14919 genome, one interval contains:
- a CDS encoding helix-turn-helix transcriptional regulator, translated as MFDELGTIRNQFTAHDTLDGRIDQVFEAMKAIGFEALIYDYTPVPRDLDGTIMVPSLLKLRNISEDMHDYWFDRGYFRIDPVQQVALRTSTPFFWNYDPDADTLIRRFMSDDTAPVARYLSERDMSTGVTVPVHMPRGDYATVTGVRFGGNRAFERHALRYIADFNLLAHVFHEAAYSLFDAQAFNAGTARLTERERECLRHSAEGHSAKEISRIIHRSVPTVVMHLNAAAKKLGAKNRTQAVVRATHYRLLEERPSYNL; from the coding sequence ATGTTTGACGAACTCGGGACGATCAGGAACCAGTTCACCGCGCACGACACGCTGGATGGCCGTATAGACCAGGTGTTCGAGGCGATGAAGGCGATCGGCTTCGAGGCGCTGATCTACGATTATACGCCGGTGCCCCGCGATCTCGACGGTACGATCATGGTCCCGTCGCTGCTGAAACTTCGCAACATCTCGGAGGATATGCACGACTACTGGTTCGATCGCGGCTATTTCCGCATCGATCCCGTGCAGCAGGTGGCGCTGCGCACGTCAACGCCGTTCTTTTGGAACTATGATCCCGATGCGGACACGCTGATCAGACGCTTCATGAGCGATGATACGGCGCCCGTCGCCCGCTATCTGAGCGAACGGGACATGTCGACCGGCGTCACCGTGCCGGTCCACATGCCGCGCGGCGACTATGCGACGGTCACGGGTGTGCGTTTCGGCGGCAACCGGGCATTCGAGCGGCATGCGCTGCGGTACATCGCCGATTTCAACCTGCTCGCCCATGTGTTTCACGAGGCGGCCTATTCTCTGTTCGACGCGCAGGCCTTCAACGCCGGCACCGCGAGGCTCACGGAGCGGGAGCGCGAATGCCTCCGCCATTCCGCCGAGGGTCACTCGGCCAAGGAAATTTCGCGCATCATCCACCGTTCTGTGCCGACCGTGGTCATGCATCTCAACGCCGCGGCCAAGAAACTCGGCGCTAAGAACCGTACCCAGGCGGTTGTCCGCGCCACGCACTACCGGCTGCTCGAAGAGCGCCCATCCTATAACTTGTGA